In one Podarcis muralis chromosome 7, rPodMur119.hap1.1, whole genome shotgun sequence genomic region, the following are encoded:
- the LOC114603426 gene encoding ly6/PLAUR domain-containing protein 3 produces the protein MGTHFLLQASVFLVAVTFFMKDALALECHSCVDLGDGGCNAENMKKVECPASTHVCVETVAAVEWSHGKFSVGEKGCGLGMPGTNDKAVDVHGILAFSQLHQCNSSHCNTKLDIKNLELEPIGNESARVANGVECYSCYGNECSLDNSTTVKCYDSFRGCFHGNVTMKAGNFSLTRPLKGCVQDEDCTKVTKGSPAITVMGSCCSGSLCNVDLSNKTYFAPKIPRLAVMPGQGTNATVAATTATTTTTTTSARTRNSAPAPSTVGKPIRSVAVSPPSSSRDDHDHDHDHDHDHDHDHDHSESPVRDGNRDTAVKVEGRQSQHPTKGDAAGLGGSVFLSLLLAGLLL, from the exons ATGGGCACTCACTTTCTCCTCCAAGCATCCGTCTTTCTAGTGGCGGTGACATTCTTCATGAAAG ATGCCCTGGCACTGGAGTGCCACAGCTGCGTCGACTTGGGTGATGGTGGATGCAATGCAGAGAATATGAAGAAAGTGGAGTGCCCGGCATCTACCCACGTCTGCGTGGAAACGGTGGCAGCTGTGGAATGGA GCCATGGGAAGTTCTCGGTTGGCGAAAAAGGCTGCGGGTTGGGCATGCCAGGTACCAACGACAAAGCAGTAGATGTGCACGGCATCCTGGCCTTCTCTCAGCTGCACCAGTGCAACAGCAGCCACTGCAACACCAAACTGGACATCAAAAACCTGGAGCTGGAACCCATTG GTAACGAGAGTGCCAGGGTTGCGAATGGCGTGGAATGTTACAGCTGTTACGGCAATGAATGTTCACTGGACAACTCTACCACAGTCAAATGTTACGACTCTTTCCGGGGTTGTTTCCATGGAAATGTCACAATGAAAGCAG GCAACTTCTCACTGACCAGGCCCCTCAAGGGTTGTGTCCAAGATGAGGACTGCACCAAGGTCACGAAAGGTAGCCCAGCTATCACCGTCATGGGTTCCTGTTGCTCTGGAAGCCTCTGTAATGTCGACCTCTCCAACAAAACTTACTTCGCTCCCAAGATCCCACGACTTGCAGTCATGCCCGGGCAAGGTACCAACGCCACTGtggctgccaccactgccaccaccaccaccaccacaacttcCGCACGCACTCGCAACAGTGCGCCAGCCCCTTCCACGGTCGGCAAGCCAATCCGTTCCGTTGCTGTGAGCCCACCTTCAAGTAGTCGTGACGACCATGATCATGACCACGACCATGACCACGACCATGACCATGATCATGACCACAGTGAGAGCCCAGTGAGAGATGGGAACAGAGACACTGCTGTGAAAGTTGAAGGGCGTCAGAGCCAACATCCTACAAAGGGGGATGCTGCAGGCTTGGGGGGGTCAGTCTTCCTGTCCTTGTTGCTGGCTGGGTTGCTCCTCTGA